One genomic window of Nicotiana sylvestris chromosome 10, ASM39365v2, whole genome shotgun sequence includes the following:
- the LOC138879007 gene encoding uncharacterized protein translates to MVGKKVLLKVTPMNGDIRFGKKGKLSPRFIRLSEVLRRIGEVAYDLALPPSLSSVHPVFHVSMLRKYIGDPSHVLDFSTVQLDGDLTYDAEPVAILERQVRTLWSKYITSVKVQWRRQPVDGATWETKRKMWSRYPHLIDTPCMFLDPFEDKSLFKRGRM, encoded by the coding sequence atggttgggaaAAAGGTTCTGCTAAAGGTTACACCCATGAATGGTGATAtcagattcgggaagaagggcaagttgagccctcgattTATTAGGCTGtctgaggtgcttcggaggattggggaagtgGCCTACGATCTTGCCttaccacctagcttgtcgagtgtgcatccagtatttcatgtttctatgcttcggaagtatatcggcgatccgtctcatgttttagatttcagcacggttcaattggatggtgatttgacttatgatgcggagccggtggctattttggaACGTCAGGTTCGAACGTTGTGGTCAAAGTatataacttcagtgaaggtACAGTGGAGACGTCAGCCCGTGGATggggctacttgggagaccaagcgaaagatgtggagcagatatccacacctaatTGACACTCCAtgtatgtttctagacccgtttGAGGACAaaagtttgtttaagagggggaggatgtaa
- the LOC138879008 gene encoding uncharacterized protein encodes MITSTISVYSRDASVLFDPRSTYSYVSLLFAHLLDVPRESLGTLVYMSTPVETRVDLLLLDMTDFGVILGMELLSPYHLILYYHANIATLEMPESPRLEWRGSSVSASSRVVSFLKASHMVEKGCLAYLAYVRDTTVEAPAVDSVPTVQEFSDVFPFDLPSILPNRDIDFSIDLALGT; translated from the coding sequence ATGATCACAAGTACTATTTCTGTCTACAGTAGGGATGcatcagtattatttgatccaagatctacctattcatatgtatcattaTTGTTTGCTCATTTATTGGATgttcctcgtgagtccttgggtactcttGTTTATATGTCCACTCCTGTTGAGACTAGAGTGGATCttctgttgcttgatatgacTGACTTTGGGGTCATCTTGGGAATGGAATTACTTTCCCCATATCACTTAATCCTTTATTACCATGCCAATATTGCTACCTTGGAGATGCCAGAGTCGCCTAGATTGGAGTGGAGGGGTTCTTCTGTCAGTGCATCTAGTCGGGTTgtctcttttctgaaggcttcacatatggttgagaagggttgtttggcttatctagcttatgttcgggatactACTGTGGAGGCTCCGGCGGTTGATTCAGTTCCCACAGTCCAAGAGTTCTCTGATGTGTTTCCTTTTGATCTTCCAAGCATTTTACCaaatcgtgatattgatttcagTATTGACTTGGCTCTAGGTAcctag